One window from the genome of Rickettsiella endosymbiont of Xylota segnis encodes:
- the nuoF gene encoding NADH-quinone oxidoreductase subunit NuoF — protein MANEICFRTLQFDQPWSLANYRRVGGYQVWEKILKEKTPPEQIIAELKLSCLRGRGGAGFPTGLKWSFITRGAPGQKYVLCNSDEGEPGTCKDRDILRFNPHQLIEGMAIAAYVMGASVGYNYIRGEYYEPFERCETAIAEAIAAGYLGTNILDSGFDFQLYNHLGAGAYICGEETALMESLEGKKGFPRFKPPFPANYGLYGRPTTINNTETLASVPVILQKGGKWFLELGKPNNGGCKLFSVTGHVNKPGNFEVPLGISFKELLALAGGMKEGRNLKAVIPGGSSMPVLTAEAMWNTTMDYDSIAKAGSMLGSGAVIIMDETTCMVKILTRIAHFYKEESCGQCTPCREGTGWMWRVLHRIEHGQGRMSDLDLLDSVAGKIMGHTICALGDAAAMPVQSFIKHFRNDFIEHIEHKRCPVGDAHEN, from the coding sequence ATGGCGAATGAAATTTGTTTCCGTACTTTACAGTTTGACCAGCCATGGAGCCTAGCAAATTATCGGCGTGTGGGTGGTTATCAAGTTTGGGAAAAGATCCTAAAGGAAAAAACCCCGCCAGAACAAATTATTGCTGAATTGAAACTCTCGTGTTTACGCGGACGTGGCGGCGCAGGATTTCCCACTGGCTTAAAGTGGAGCTTTATTACGCGCGGTGCTCCGGGTCAAAAATATGTTCTTTGTAATTCCGATGAAGGGGAACCTGGAACCTGCAAAGATCGAGATATTTTACGTTTTAATCCGCATCAATTGATTGAAGGGATGGCGATTGCTGCTTATGTGATGGGCGCTAGTGTGGGTTATAATTACATACGCGGTGAATATTATGAGCCTTTTGAGCGTTGTGAAACCGCTATCGCAGAGGCTATTGCTGCAGGCTATTTGGGCACAAATATTTTAGATTCCGGATTTGATTTTCAACTGTATAACCATTTGGGCGCTGGTGCTTATATTTGTGGTGAAGAAACCGCTTTAATGGAATCCTTAGAAGGAAAAAAAGGTTTTCCACGTTTTAAACCCCCTTTTCCTGCGAATTATGGTTTATATGGCCGTCCCACAACGATAAACAATACTGAAACCTTAGCTTCCGTTCCGGTGATCTTGCAAAAAGGTGGGAAGTGGTTTTTAGAATTAGGAAAACCGAACAATGGAGGTTGTAAATTATTTAGTGTGACTGGGCATGTTAATAAACCGGGTAATTTTGAAGTGCCTTTAGGTATTTCATTTAAAGAATTATTAGCACTTGCCGGTGGAATGAAAGAAGGCAGGAACTTGAAAGCAGTGATTCCAGGTGGATCATCTATGCCGGTGCTAACAGCAGAAGCAATGTGGAATACGACGATGGACTATGATTCGATTGCTAAAGCGGGTTCGATGTTAGGTTCAGGAGCAGTGATCATCATGGACGAAACGACTTGCATGGTAAAAATTTTAACGCGTATTGCGCATTTTTATAAAGAAGAATCCTGTGGTCAATGTACTCCCTGTCGTGAAGGAACCGGCTGGATGTGGCGTGTGTTGCACCGTATAGAACACGGGCAAGGGCGGATGAGTGATCTGGATTTATTAGATAGTGTGGCAGGGAAGATTATGGGGCATACCATTTGTGCCTTAGGCGATGCGGCGGCGATGCCGGTACAAAGTTTCATTAAACATTTTCGGAATGATTTTATTGAGCATATTGAACATAAGCGTTGTCCGGTAGGTGATGCCCATGAGAATTAG
- the nuoG gene encoding NADH-quinone oxidoreductase subunit NuoG: MIDIEIDGRTLHVEQNATIIEAADKAGIYIPRFCYHKKLSIVANCRMCLVEVEKSGKPLPACATPVTAGMKVYTTSAKTKEAQRSVMEFLLINHPLDCPICDQGGECELQDLSLGYGASLSRFTEGKRSVKDDNLGPLISTEMTRCIQCTRCVRFGQEIAGIKELGTLNRGEDLQISTYIKHSLESELSGNIIDLCPVGALTSKPFRFTARAWELQQSASIAPHDCLGSNIYLHTRREQVMRAVPRENEAINETWLSDRDRYSYLGIHSKERLTKPHIKENGQWFIVDWETALEKVMLEFKKILKQQGAQAIGGLASPSNTTEEFYFFQKLLRSLGTQHIDHRLHQTDVSDQMQAPLCPPGLTLSALEKASFVWLVGSNIRREQPIAAQRLRKANLVGTKIASLHCVDMHVPFALHENRCVSPEEFVPTLLGIAKALDDNQSLAAFAEITSNTRQSDLVAQLKASENTVIVLGALAQNHPQASLIRTLTDFIARQTGARCVTFTEGANSVGAWLAGAIPHRAPCGVSVAEPGLSAAEMINADLRAFILLNVEPTLDCANPQGVSKALKQADFVLALSAFKAQSLLDHAHVILPMATFAEIQGSFINTAGCWQTFSAAIPPLGLARSAWEILQTLGNSLELADFNRSDHAFIREELEPVLLEYLAVPNVVQLDKQVTQKHMSCGQQGRNKSHSSAKNLTRISEWPIYSVDSLVRRSLALQHSASNAPVTVAMNAALANELNFISGQLIRIEQGAGQALLPLSIQAGIPDNCVYIAAGCEETTALGESFGVVNLYAE; the protein is encoded by the coding sequence ATGATAGATATTGAAATAGATGGTCGTACACTACACGTCGAACAAAATGCAACCATAATAGAAGCGGCTGATAAAGCCGGCATTTATATTCCACGTTTTTGCTATCATAAAAAACTTTCTATCGTTGCTAATTGTCGTATGTGTTTGGTCGAAGTTGAAAAATCTGGAAAACCCTTACCCGCTTGTGCGACTCCAGTAACAGCGGGGATGAAAGTTTATACTACCTCAGCAAAAACTAAAGAAGCGCAACGTTCGGTGATGGAATTTTTATTGATTAACCATCCTTTGGATTGTCCTATTTGTGATCAAGGTGGCGAATGCGAACTGCAAGATCTTTCTTTAGGATATGGTGCCTCGCTATCACGTTTTACTGAAGGTAAACGTTCTGTCAAAGATGACAATTTAGGACCTTTAATCTCCACTGAAATGACACGTTGCATACAATGTACGCGCTGTGTGCGTTTTGGTCAGGAGATTGCTGGAATTAAAGAATTAGGTACACTCAATCGCGGCGAAGATTTACAAATCAGTACCTACATCAAACATAGTTTGGAATCCGAATTATCGGGAAATATTATTGATCTTTGTCCGGTGGGTGCGCTGACGTCGAAACCGTTTCGTTTTACCGCGCGTGCTTGGGAATTACAACAATCCGCTTCGATAGCACCACATGATTGTTTGGGTTCGAATATTTATTTACATACTCGTCGCGAACAAGTGATGCGCGCAGTACCACGAGAAAATGAAGCGATCAATGAAACCTGGTTATCGGACCGGGATCGATATAGTTATCTCGGTATTCATAGTAAAGAACGCTTGACCAAACCGCATATTAAAGAAAATGGACAATGGTTTATTGTCGATTGGGAAACTGCACTAGAGAAAGTGATGCTGGAATTTAAAAAAATTCTGAAACAACAGGGTGCGCAAGCCATTGGGGGCTTAGCTTCACCTTCGAATACCACCGAAGAATTTTATTTTTTCCAAAAATTATTGCGTAGTTTGGGTACTCAGCATATTGATCATCGCTTACATCAAACCGATGTATCGGATCAAATGCAAGCACCACTATGTCCGCCTGGTTTAACTTTGTCAGCATTAGAAAAAGCATCTTTCGTTTGGTTGGTTGGCTCCAATATTCGGCGCGAACAACCGATTGCAGCACAGCGTTTACGTAAAGCGAATTTAGTCGGTACAAAAATTGCTAGCCTACATTGTGTGGATATGCATGTTCCTTTTGCATTGCATGAAAATCGATGTGTGAGTCCGGAAGAATTCGTACCAACTTTATTAGGTATTGCTAAAGCCTTGGATGACAATCAATCTTTGGCAGCATTTGCAGAGATTACATCCAACACTCGTCAAAGTGATTTAGTTGCACAATTAAAAGCTTCAGAAAATACAGTGATTGTTTTAGGTGCCTTAGCGCAGAATCATCCACAAGCCAGTTTAATTAGAACATTAACAGATTTTATAGCGCGTCAAACTGGCGCGCGCTGTGTGACTTTTACCGAAGGTGCGAATAGTGTGGGTGCTTGGTTAGCCGGTGCTATACCACATCGTGCTCCGTGCGGTGTATCCGTCGCTGAACCCGGTTTATCCGCAGCTGAGATGATCAATGCGGATTTACGTGCGTTTATTTTACTGAATGTCGAACCAACTCTAGATTGCGCTAATCCGCAGGGTGTTAGTAAGGCATTAAAGCAAGCCGATTTTGTACTGGCTTTATCAGCTTTTAAAGCGCAATCCCTACTCGATCATGCGCACGTTATTTTACCGATGGCAACATTTGCTGAAATTCAAGGTAGTTTTATCAATACGGCGGGTTGTTGGCAAACCTTCTCAGCAGCAATACCGCCGCTAGGCTTAGCACGTTCTGCATGGGAAATCTTACAGACATTAGGTAATAGTTTGGAACTAGCCGATTTTAATCGCTCGGATCATGCTTTTATTCGTGAAGAATTAGAACCGGTATTATTAGAATATCTCGCAGTGCCTAATGTAGTTCAGCTGGATAAACAAGTAACACAAAAACACATGTCCTGTGGGCAACAGGGTAGAAATAAAAGTCACTCCAGTGCGAAAAATCTAACGCGTATCAGTGAATGGCCTATCTATAGTGTTGATAGTTTGGTACGTCGGTCTTTAGCATTACAACATTCAGCCAGCAACGCGCCGGTTACTGTTGCCATGAATGCCGCATTAGCCAATGAATTAAATTTTATTTCCGGTCAACTCATTCGTATTGAACAAGGAGCAGGGCAGGCTTTATTACCTTTATCGATACAAGCGGGTATTCCTGATAATTGCGTTTATATTGCCGCAGGTTGTGAAGAAACCACTGCCTTGGGTGAATCATTTGGAGTAGTTAATCTCTATGCTGAATGA